TCTAGCAGGCTCCTCAAGCTAAGCCCCGGTGAGTGGGCCAAGCCTAAAAAGCTCTCCTCTAAACCTACCTTCGGGGAGGCATGCGTGAAGGCCGGGTCTGGGTGGACGTTAATACGCCTAAGCAGGTGAGGTTCTTTAGCAAGCTGGCTGAGCGCTTAGAGGCTAAGGGCCTAGAGGTCCTAGTTACGGCTAGGAGGTATAGGGAGGTTGAGCAGCTAGCTAAGCTGGTCGGGATGAAGTACGTGCCGGTCGGGGCCTACGGGGGGCCTAGGCTTGAAGATAAGCTAAGAGCCAGCCTCCTTAGGGCCTACGGGCTCCTTAAGCTAGTGGAGGAGTGGAGGCCTAGCTTAGCTATCTCCTTTAGCTCCCCGGAGGCTGCTAGAGTAGCCTACGGGCTAGCCGTACCCCACCTGTGCGTAAACGACAGCCCCCACTCGGAGGCTGTAGCTAGGCTGACCGTGCCGCTCTCCGCGAAGCTCTTCACCCCTAAGTGCATACCCATCGAGAAGTGGACGCGCTACGGAATCTCGGCCAGCAACATAGTTCAGTACGACGCGGTCGACCCGGCGGCGTGGCTTAAGGAGGCCCCGAGGCCTAGCTTCGAGAGGAGGAGGCTGATCGTAGCTAGGGCTAGCGAGGAGTACGCCTCCTACATGCCTAAGGGGGCCGCGGGCGGCGTAGTAGAGGTAGTCGAGGAGCTCTCTAAGAGGGCCCCCGGGTTTAAGATAGTCGTGCTGGCCAGGTACGAAGACCAGGTGGCTAGGCTTAGGGAGAGGCTACGCGGGAGGGCTAAGGTGCCAGCTAGAGTAGTGGATGGGGTAGAGCTGCTCTCTAAGGCGTGCTTGTTCATAGGCGGAGGGGGCACCATGACCTGGGAGGCGGCCCTACTAGGGACGCCTACAGTATCCTTCACCCCCGTCGAGGGGATGGACGTAGAGGAGTACATGGCCTCCCTGGGGCTAGTGAGGAAGGCTAGGGGGGTCGAGGAGGCCGTAGAGGCCTCGCTAGAGGTCTTGGCCAGCCCCGGTGAGTGGGTAGCTAGGCAGGCTCGTAGGGCTATGGAGGTCCTAGGCCTCATGGAGAACCCCGTGGACGTACTGGCTAAGTCTATCGAGGAGGGCTTCTCGAGGACCTAAGGGCCCGCTTACGATAGAGCTTAACTAGCCTGCGCCAAGCGTAGAGCCAAGCTATAGCTAGAGCGAGGGACGTCAGCGGCTTTAAGACGCTAGTAGCTAAGCCTCCCCCTAGGTGAGCTGGTAGAGGGGGGAGGGGGACGATGAGCCTCTCTATGGCGACGAAGAGGAGCAGCATAGTTAGCCAGGCGAATACTATTATCCCAGCCAGCGCAGCCGTCCTCGAGGCCTTCATAGCCGCCCGCCGAAGAGTGCGCGCTATAGCTTAATAGTCATTAGGGCCGCCGTGGCCACCGCCAAGGCTGAAGACACCGCCGAGAGGGAGATGAAGCACCCCACTACCTCCCTCTCACTCAAGGGGCCGGCCGACAGTATTAAGTTAGCTAGAGTGAGGGGGGCCTCTTGAGAGGGGTTCGCCTCTAGGAGGGGGCCCTTAACTAGGACGGGCCTGACGGACAGCTCCCTACGCTCAAAGAGCCCTCCTACGCTAGCTAGGCTGTGGAAGGCGTTAGTTATGTGGGGCATCAGGGCCACGACGCCGACCGCCTCTAGCCCTGATAGCACCGCGATAGCTCCAATAGCCGCCCCCACAGATAAGCTCCCCACGTCTCCGGAGAACACCTTGGCGGGGTACCTATTGAAGTAGTAGTAGGCTGCTAGGGAGCCTATTAGGGGGGCTGATAGGTACACTGCTACCCACTTATCGAGCAGTATCCCAGAGGCGAGGAGGGCGAGGAGGGCGAGGAGGCAGGTGGCGGGCATGACCCCGTTGAACACGTCCATCATGTTCACGGCGTTAGCTGGGACAGCTATCGCGAAGGGGAGGAGGGCCCAGTAGATTATGGTGAGCCTCAGGGGGCCTACGAGGGGGAGGACCGGCCTGCCGATAGATATTTCGTGGGGAGAGGCGAGGGCCCCTACAATGATGGGGAGGCAGCATAGGACCGTCAGCAGGGTCTTAGTCCTCGGCCCTAGCACCCTTAAGTCGTCGTAGGCGCCTATGGCCGCCGCTATGAGGAAGGTGGCTAGGAAGGCTAGTAGCTGTACTCTAAGCTCAGGCACCATTAAGGCCACTAGGAGGGAGCCGGCGGTCGTGGAAGCGACTATCGATAAGCCCCCCATCTCCGGGATCAGGGGGGCGTCGGGCTTATGAACGTCCCTACCCACGATGCCTAGGGAGCGGTGCCTCTTAATTATAGCTGGAGTGAGCGTGAAAGTCAGCAGGGCCGAGGCTGAAGCTACTATTAAGGCCGGGGCTAGGCTTATCAGGGCGCGCTCGACGCTAAGCATACAGCCTCCTCTAAGAAGACGAGCTAGTTAAGAGCTTTCTCGTTCAGCTCGTTTAAGGCTAAAGCGCTGCTCTTTAAGAGGGCCAGTCCGCTAAGCTAGAAGCTACCTAAGCCCGCCTGCTCAAGGTAGAGGCGGGCCCTAGCTTAGCCCTACGCTTAGGGCTAGCCGATCCTCCGCCGGCTAACAGTGAAAGAAAAAAGGGCTGGGGCTTATAAATTAGGTCTTCACGACGGCTACGGCTATGCGCTTCCTACGCCAGACTACGTACTCGTGCACTATGAAGGCTATTATGAACGCCACTATGATTAGTAGCACTATCGACAGCGCGAACTCGCCGGCAGACATCGCGTAGCCGAAGAGCTCTAGCCACACGTCTAGCGTAACTGTAGCTGAGAACTCTACGCCGGGCTTAGTGAGGTCAGCGGTTACTGAGCCAGACTTACCCTTGTATAGGGCGGACACGGTGTAGACAGCCCTCGGTAGCTCGACCGGGACGAAGCCTCCCTCGTCAGTCGTAGTGGTCAGCGAGAGCGGCGCCTTCTCAACGGTCACTGAGGCGTAGGGTAGCCCCTGCCCCCTAGCGCCGATCACTCTCACGTTGAGCGCCACTATGTTGTCAGCGATCACGTAGTAGGTCGTGGTGCTAGTAATGTCCTTCGGGATCGGTTTAACTATAGAGTCAAAGCCGCGCCACACTAGCTTATCGATGCTCAGCCTCCCGACCGGGACGTTTATGAGCAGTACGTTGCCTAGCGAGTCAGTGACCTCGGTCGTCTTTACGCCCTGGGGCCAGGTAATGGTAGCGGTGGCGTTAGCACAGACAGTGCCCTTAGGCGTCTTGAAGTTCAAGGTTATATCGTAAACTAGGCACTTAAGCTTCCTAGCCACCTCAGGTACGCCTGGGGCCGGTATGTTGTCCTCGATGGGCGTTAGCGCTTCGTAGATCTTAATCTTCTTGCCAGGCCACCAGGCCTCGATCAAGTAGTCTCCTATCGGGCACCTGTCGAGCTTGAAGGTAGCGTTGTCGAACGCGTACCCCTCAAGGCTGAAGACCTCCGGCCTAGCCTTGCCAGCTAGGTAGTACGTTACCTTAATGGGCACTGGCTCGGCTGGCTTGAGAGCCACCTTCTCCAAGGCCCTGCCGGTATCGCTCACCAGCAGGAACTTGGCGTAGAAGACCTTGCACGGCACTAGCACGTAGGCGCCAGGCACTACGCCGTCCTTAACGCCTATCATAACCTCGAGGAACGGCGTGCCGCCCCTAGTCCAGTATGCATAGATGTGCACCCCGTCAGTCTTGTCTAGGATGTACTCTCTTTTCACTGGGTCGTAGACAGCGTAGTAGTAGAAGGACCCTGCCTCAGGGAGTATTAGCTCAGCGACACCATCCCTGCCGGAGAGGCTCGATACGACCGCCTTCCCTACGCCTAAGCCCATAGCAGCCCTGCCTACTACGAGCTGGCCTTCCAGCGGGATGTTTAGAGCGTCGACTAGAGCCGCCTTGATTACGCCTTCAAACTTAGCCGTGACGGTATAACCTGGGCTCCAGTTCTTAGAGAGGTTGTACGCCTTCACGGCTGGGGCGCTGCCAACGACCCTCGGGTAGGCCCATACTACGTATGAGTAGTTGGTCCAATAGCAGACCGCTGGGCTCGAGCTGAAAACAGCCCTACCTCCAGCACCGGTGAGGACAGTGCCGACTATGCGCGCCTTCTCGCTAACGTTAAGCTTGTACGGGTACTCCTTGATCGTCAGGTTCACGACGTAGCCCACTAGAGGCCTCCCTAGGTAGTCGATGAGGCTAACGGTCAGCGTCGTGGC
The window above is part of the Candidatus Nezhaarchaeota archaeon genome. Proteins encoded here:
- a CDS encoding DUF354 domain-containing protein, with product MREGRVWVDVNTPKQVRFFSKLAERLEAKGLEVLVTARRYREVEQLAKLVGMKYVPVGAYGGPRLEDKLRASLLRAYGLLKLVEEWRPSLAISFSSPEAARVAYGLAVPHLCVNDSPHSEAVARLTVPLSAKLFTPKCIPIEKWTRYGISASNIVQYDAVDPAAWLKEAPRPSFERRRLIVARASEEYASYMPKGAAGGVVEVVEELSKRAPGFKIVVLARYEDQVARLRERLRGRAKVPARVVDGVELLSKACLFIGGGGTMTWEAALLGTPTVSFTPVEGMDVEEYMASLGLVRKARGVEEAVEASLEVLASPGEWVARQARRAMEVLGLMENPVDVLAKSIEEGFSRT
- a CDS encoding carboxypeptidase-like regulatory domain-containing protein, with translation FRLIDGKSLPHAFKNLTIVFTCNSSTRIVDFLNSTVLRDSIKYESNQTKGVVFVGGYKYPLVVYSTWVIADGKTRAAVLVFNGTVELPKPEVSLEKEVSTYIIPVTVTAYDYAGVVKIPGLTIEHQWAARNITKKTADELRDVTRMYGWACDNLAHLKNVKAHKPGEVVLANMTGKLAAVTDADGKAIIYVPRWSFPRVVNFTTVRYDVETKPGVTPGVPSGLEAAPVVYQNETIGVGGGRFNVTAVASMDVKTYATTLTVSLIDYLGRPLVGYVVNLTIKEYPYKLNVSEKARIVGTVLTGAGGRAVFSSSPAVCYWTNYSYVVWAYPRVVGSAPAVKAYNLSKNWSPGYTVTAKFEGVIKAALVDALNIPLEGQLVVGRAAMGLGVGKAVVSSLSGRDGVAELILPEAGSFYYYAVYDPVKREYILDKTDGVHIYAYWTRGGTPFLEVMIGVKDGVVPGAYVLVPCKVFYAKFLLVSDTGRALEKVALKPAEPVPIKVTYYLAGKARPEVFSLEGYAFDNATFKLDRCPIGDYLIEAWWPGKKIKIYEALTPIEDNIPAPGVPEVARKLKCLVYDITLNFKTPKGTVCANATATITWPQGVKTTEVTDSLGNVLLINVPVGRLSIDKLVWRGFDSIVKPIPKDITSTTTYYVIADNIVALNVRVIGARGQGLPYASVTVEKAPLSLTTTTDEGGFVPVELPRAVYTVSALYKGKSGSVTADLTKPGVEFSATVTLDVWLELFGYAMSAGEFALSIVLLIIVAFIIAFIVHEYVVWRRKRIAVAVVKT